A segment of the Leptospiraceae bacterium genome:
AAAAAAGAATGGATGAAGTCGAATATCGTGCTGATATCAACATCTCTCCTTTAATGGAAGAGATTCTACTCAATCACTTAAGCGAAGACGACAATATATTATCATTCAATATTACGAACGTACAATAAAAAAATGAGTTTATTTAAGTTAACAGCCCACCCAAAATTTCCAAACTACTATAAATATTGTGAAAATACAGGAACCTGTTTCTATACCCAAGCCAAAGAGAGAGTTTATTCTAATTCTTATTTTCTAGAAGAATACAAAGCTCAATACAAAAAGACTTACTACGAAGATGAATTGGCTCTTCGTGAACTCGCAAAAAGACGTTTGGCAATATTAGAAAGATATAATATTCCAAAAAAAACCAATCTACTTGAAATTGGCTCTGCGGCCGGTTTCTTTCTCGATGAAGCAAAAAAACTTGGATATCAAACAAAAGGCATTGAAATTTCAGAATCTGAAGTCAAATATTCTAGAGACAAACTAGGATTAGACGCTGAGAGTATTTCTTTTTTAGATTATTCGACAGATTCGAAGTTTGATTGCATAGCTGCCTTTTTTGTCCTAGAGCATTTCCCAGATCAGGAAAAAGTTTTAACAAAAATATTTTCAATGTTAAACGAGGGGGGTTTTGTATTTTTAGCCCTGCCTTCTCTTTACGGACCAACATTCACAACCAATCCAGAAGAATGGTTCAGAACTCATCCAGAAGATCATTTCGCAGATTACTCACCATTATCCCTAAAGAAAGTGTTTCAATTTTTTGAGGCTAAAGTTTTACACTGTGAACCAATGTCATTTCATGTTTCTCGTGACAAAGGATTTCGTGGAAAATACCCATTCAAAATTTTCTACAACTCACTTGCCAAACTCACTTCCTATGGGGATACACTACAAATACTGGCAAAAAGAAGATAACTATGAAATTTGAAGAATTAAAAATTAATGAAAATATGCTACGAGTCTTTAACGAAATAGGCTACGTAGAATTAACCCCGATTCAAGAACAATCTATTCCATTTGGATTAGAAGGTAGAGACATTACAGGACTAGCTCAAACTGGTACTGGAAAAACTTTGGCGTTTTTGATACCAATTGTAAATAAAATTTTAAACGAAAATCCCGTCGGGCCTGTTGCATTAATCCTTGCTCCTACACGAGAATTAGTAATGCAAATTTGCGATGAAGCCAAAAGGTTACTAAAATATTCGGATAAAAAAGTTTCGACCATTATTGGTGGAACTGACTACAAAGAACAATTACAAGATATTGAAGATAAAACTGAAATTATTGTAGCTACACCGGGTAGATTAATTGACCATATTAAATCGGGGAAACTCTCTCTTGCAAATATTAACTTTTTTGTACTCGATGAGGCTGATAGAATGTTTGACATGGGGTTTATCAAAGATATCCGCTATGTAATGAAAAAATGTCCAGATAATAAACAGGTAATGTTATTTTCAGCAACACTTTCCTATTATGTAATACGACTTGCCTCTGAGTATCTAAGAGATCCAGTCGAAGTTTCTATTGTCTCAGAAAAGGTAGTTACTGATAATATTGATCAAAAACTAATTCATTTAGGTAGAGATGAAAAACTTCCCTATTTGGTGAATTTAATTTTAAATGATACCGACGAAGGTTTAGGAATAATTTTTACAAATTTAAAAATGATGGTTCCAGAAATTGTAAATAGACTTTCTCGGTTTGGCATTCCTGCTACTGGAATTTCATCTCTTTTAGATCAGAAAAAAAGAGTTCGACTATTAAAAGATTTTAAGTTTGGAAAATACAAATACATGGTAGCCACAGACGTTGCATCTAGAGGAATCGATGTCGACAACATTAAAGTTGTGTATAACTTTGATTTACCGATGGACACAGAAAACTATGTTCATCGAATTGGTCGTACGGCTCGTGCCGGAAAAAAAGGAAAGTCTGTAAGTTTTTGTTCCGAGAGAGATTATGCTGAAGTTGAAAAAATCGAAAAGTTCTTGGGAAATAAATTGGATACAATTCAAGTAGAGGAGACTTATCTGAAGTTTCCGGAAGGAGAATTTACTCCATTTGTCGGCGAAAAACTCAAAGGGGAACCAAACCCAAAACAGAACAATAAACCAAATAGAAATTCAAATTATAAAGGTAAAAATTCATTTCCACCTAGAAAAAGAGAAGACAACTCGTTCCAACCTAAACGAAAAGAGGAAGGTTCTAAAGAAGACAATTTTAGAAAGGATAAGTTTAAAAAAGCAAAACCTGCACATTATAAAAAAGAAATTATCAATCCATTAGAAGAAGCAAAATTATATTTGCAAAAAGCAGATTCGATGTTAGGGACAGAAAAACCGAAAACAAACACACACCCTTCCAAAAAAGAAACTCATGTAAATCAAAAAGATAAAGTCCACCGAGTAAAAACAACCAAACCATACGAACCTAAAAAACAAAAGTATGATAAAACAAAACGAAATCTATTTGATATCAATGAAACTAATAACGGTAATCCCAAAAAGCCGGTATCAATTTGGAAAAAAATAAAATCAATTTTTGGTCGATAGGATTTGTATTACTTTTCTTTGGGATTGTTTCCATGCAAGCCGAAACAATCCCGTTAGAAAAGGGATACGTTCGTTTTAATGAACTTAAAAAAATACTTCCCGGGCTACAGTACACTCTCGATCCAATAATTTTTATAGGAGAAATCCGATACAAATCAAGTACAGAATTTAAATTTAGAATTGATTCAACTTATTATATTCATAAAAATAATATAGAGAGTCTAACAAAGCCTATCCTCTACAAGGGTAAAGAATTGTATCTGCCCAAAGATATTGTAGAGGCAATTTTTATTTACCTAGTAGATACAGAAGTGTCTTATCGTTTTTCAGAAGATTCCTTGATTATGAATATGTATAAAAAGGTGGTAGTGAATCCAGAAGATATTGGTTTAAAACATTTAATAATTGATGCAGGCCATGGCGGTAAAGATCCGGGTGCTACTGCGGTGAATGGTGAATTCGAAAAAACGTACACTCTTAAAATTGCTAAAATGGTAAAAAAATACATTAAGAAAAAATTTCCAAAGTTAAAAATTAAATTCACCAGAAAAAAAGATGAATACGTTGCGTTAGAAGATAGAGCAAAAATTGCAAATAAAAGCCTAAAAGTGAGTAGGGATACAATTTTTATAAGTTTACATTGTAATTCTACCCCGACCCCAGAAAAAAGTCCGAGAGGATTCGAAGTATATTATTTAGCTCAAACATATCCTATGGAGTCAACTCGGGAGAGTTCGATTATATCCAGTCAGTTAATAGATATTCGGCGAGATCCAAAAGTCCAGTATATCCAAAGTGGTATGTTATCCTCCGTAATACAACGTAGAAGTATTCTATTAGCTAAAGCTATTGATTCTAAATTAAAAGAATCACTTGAATCAAAATTGATGAGTCGCGGTGTCAAAAAAAACAATTACCAAGTACTTCGAGGTAGTATGATGCCTGCGGTATTGATTGAATTAGGATTTATTAGTCATCCAGAAGATGTAAAAATGCTCGAAGAAAAATCTGTACAATTAAAATTGGCAGAGGGAATTGCAGAAGGAATTAAAAATTATGTTATGGCAAAAAATTAAAAGCGGATTTAAGTTAACAATCGATTCAGGAAAACATTTATTTTCCAAGATTTTTTCGGAAGCCATTGGTGAAACAAAGAATACCAAATTTCGTTTTTTCTTTATATCTACTTCTATCATGATCCTCTTTTTTATTATTTTTATTTTAATTGGAAAAAATCCATTTTCTCTTTTATTGCCGCTTTCTGTTTATGATTTACCAAGTATAGATAAAAGGACGTTAGTGACTCTTTATATATCAGATGGCAAAAATAATCTACTCAAATCAAAGAGAAAAATATTATTAGCCGATGGGAATATTCAAAAGAACTTACAAATTATTTTAGGGGAGTTAAGTAAACCTCCTTACGACGATGAAATTGAAAGCACTGAAGAGAATGTTTTCCCTAAAAAATTACCAGATTTAAAAAGTTCTATCATTTCTGCTTGGTTTTTAGATTCAAATAAAAAACTAATTTTAGATTTTAATGAAGCAGGTATTCAAAAGGAACTTTCTTCTATTCGAGTCAAGTTAGAGGTTCCAGAAGATGAATCGACAGAAAATGAGTCTAAGGAAGAAGAAGTTGTAGAGAAAAAAAGACTTGAAGAACTTCAAAAGGCTCGAGTGAAAATTCTAAATACAGCGTTAACCGCTTTAGAGAAAACCATCTTTGAAAATTTCTCTAGTATCGAATCTTTTGAAATTCGTTTGAATGGTGAGTCGAAACAATTTTTAGGTCTAGAATACAATCTAACAGAATTAAAAAAGCGAAATTAGTTTTGAGTAATTTAGTTGAATATCCAGTCGATGTAGATGCATTTAAAAAAAGACTGATTCTAAGAACATTTTCTATTTTTCTAATAAATCTAACCCTTTTGGGTTGGACTGTTTTTTCTGCTCCTCGAGAAAGTTTATTAAATTATGCAGCTATTTGTTTAATTGTAATTGTTGCAATTGCACTTTTTTTATATCAAAATTTCAAAAGGCAAGTTACAATTTTAAAAAATAATTATTTAGAGGTTAATAATCATATACTCCAATGGTATACAGGAACAGGTACATGTACCACTATTAATTTAAAACGAGTTGAAAAAATAGAGAGAGATAAATTTAGAGGGTTCGATCGATTTATAGTATTTGAAGGTGATACTCCTTACTCCATTTTGAATTTAAAGTCACCGGATGAATTTCAAAAACAAATCGAAACTTTTACAAATCTGAAGACGGAAATATTTGAAATAGATTGGAAAAAGCGGATAATAAAAACGGTTGGGTTTTTTCTACCTGCGTGTATTGGATTTTTAGTTTCTTATTTGAATTTTCTAGATATTCGTTTTTTCTTTCTCGTATTAACTGTAAATTCGATTTTTTTCCTTGCTCAGTTTTCAGAAAAAAGAACTCGTGGTGGGTTTAGTGAATCAACAGTGCGGCGAAGTTCGATTATTCTTTTCCTTTTGTTAGCTTACCAAATTTTAATTTTAATCGGAAGTAATCCGTAAATAATCGTCAACTAAATCCTCCCATTTTCTATCCAATAAAGGATCTCCTTGTAATGCGGATTTAATTTTTTCCAAACCTAATACAGAATACTTTGGTCGAAGAGCGGGCGTAGGATAAGCACTCGATGGGATTGGATTTACTTTGCAATCTGTGTTTTTTAATACATACGATGCTAGGTCGTACCAAGAACATTCATTTTTAGGTCCAAGATGATAAATGCCTGCCAAATCTTTTTTTAATGCAGTAACAATTAATTGGGATATATAGAGAGTAGACGTTGGTCTTCCAATTTGATCATTTACTACGTTTATTTCCTTTTTATCTTTAGATAGTTTAATGATTGTATTAATAAAATTTTTCCCATTTTTTCCATAGAGCCATTGTATTCTACAAAGCAAAAAATTTAGACTCTTTGTATTTAATATATTCTGTTCTCCTTTTAGTTTTCCTTGTCCGTATTTATTAATCGGAATGGGTTTCATATCTTCAGGAATAGGAGATTCGAAAATTCCTGAAAAAATATAGTCAGTAGAAAAATGGACTAGTTTGATTTTATTATTTGCTGATGCTTCCGAAAGATATTTTAATGCAGTTCCATTGATTTCAAATGCGATAGGTTCAGTCTCACATTTATCAACGGCAGTATATGCAGCGCAATTAATTAGAATATGTGGTTTTAATGCAGCTAATTTTCCGTGCACTGCTTTTTCATTGCAAATATCTAATTCATCAATATCGATTGATGTCACTTTACAATTTTCTTTTTCTAATTCAGATATTAAGTCAGAGGCTAACATACCATTTCCGCCGGTAATTAATATATGTTTACCTTTTAAATTCATATTTTACCATCTTTAATTTCAGAGTAATATTTGAAAACTTTTGGAAAATGAAACACATAGTTTATTTTGGGTAATTTTGCAATTCCTTCGATTGAATCTAAGTTTAAACTTCCGTAGATATGTGGATAAAGAGAATTAACCTGTAGATGGGAACTTTTACCGCCGGGAATTGGTTTCGGAGCTTCAAATCGTACTTTTGCTTTTACTTTGTTTAAAGAAATTTTTAAAATTAGTAACTCCAGTTCTTTGGAAAAATAATCATTTGCCACAAGAATGGTAAGATCCTCTCCGTAAGTACAATGAATGAATCCATCTTGCGAAAATCGTTTCGGAGTATAGATATTGTCTTGAATTTGCGTAAAAAAATCCATTTTAGGAACTAGGTGAAATATAAATTCTGGATTTGGGTTTGATAGTTCATTCATGTTTTAATTTATCCAAGAGATCGAAAATTACACTTTTTGTGATTCCAGAATTAATACTAATCCTTAATCTCGACTCTTTCACAGTAGGGGGGCGAATGGCGCGAATGTCAAATCCTTTCTCCTGCAAATGTAGAGCTCTTTTTAATGCTGTCTGTTCTTCAAATAAAACTACCGGTACAATTTGGGATTCTGAATTTAATGTTTCAAAACCAAACTCTCGTAGTCCTGACTTGAGTATATTAGCATTCTCTAAAATTCTTTTTCTTTCTTCCTCCATTTCAATAACTAAATCGATTGTTATTCCAAGAGCGTAAAGAATAGCAGGTAAAGGAGACGTAGAAAAAATAAAAGTGCGCATTGTATTGATTAAATATTCTTTAGATAGGTTTGAACAAGCAATAAATGCACCTTCCAAACCAAGAGATTTCCCACCCGTGTAAATTCGAAAATCAATATCGGCTAATAATGTATTTGCCCCTTCGTTTTCTAGAGCGAGCCCTGCTCCATTTTTCCCAAAAACTCCAAGCGCGTGAGCTTCATCTAAAATCAAACAGGCATCAAATTCTTTCTTTAAATTTATTAAT
Coding sequences within it:
- a CDS encoding 8-amino-7-oxononanoate synthase is translated as MNSFQNYINKELISIKEKNRYRVLKLPNGIDLSSNDYLCMSKHPKVLEALKEGIDLYGAGSGASRLIRGHRDIFEKTETQFANWVQSETSLFVANGFAANLGLLDAISDPKTIIFTDRLNHASILDGIRISGAVKKYYHHKDMTHLRELLKKANPSSPKIIVSETLFSMDGDITPIVELINLKKEFDACLILDEAHALGVFGKNGAGLALENEGANTLLADIDFRIYTGGKSLGLEGAFIACSNLSKEYLINTMRTFIFSTSPLPAILYALGITIDLVIEMEEERKRILENANILKSGLREFGFETLNSESQIVPVVLFEEQTALKRALHLQEKGFDIRAIRPPTVKESRLRISINSGITKSVIFDLLDKLKHE
- the rfbD gene encoding dTDP-4-dehydrorhamnose reductase gives rise to the protein MNLKGKHILITGGNGMLASDLISELEKENCKVTSIDIDELDICNEKAVHGKLAALKPHILINCAAYTAVDKCETEPIAFEINGTALKYLSEASANNKIKLVHFSTDYIFSGIFESPIPEDMKPIPINKYGQGKLKGEQNILNTKSLNFLLCRIQWLYGKNGKNFINTIIKLSKDKKEINVVNDQIGRPTSTLYISQLIVTALKKDLAGIYHLGPKNECSWYDLASYVLKNTDCKVNPIPSSAYPTPALRPKYSVLGLEKIKSALQGDPLLDRKWEDLVDDYLRITSD
- a CDS encoding N-acetylmuramoyl-L-alanine amidase; its protein translation is MEKNKINFWSIGFVLLFFGIVSMQAETIPLEKGYVRFNELKKILPGLQYTLDPIIFIGEIRYKSSTEFKFRIDSTYYIHKNNIESLTKPILYKGKELYLPKDIVEAIFIYLVDTEVSYRFSEDSLIMNMYKKVVVNPEDIGLKHLIIDAGHGGKDPGATAVNGEFEKTYTLKIAKMVKKYIKKKFPKLKIKFTRKKDEYVALEDRAKIANKSLKVSRDTIFISLHCNSTPTPEKSPRGFEVYYLAQTYPMESTRESSIISSQLIDIRRDPKVQYIQSGMLSSVIQRRSILLAKAIDSKLKESLESKLMSRGVKKNNYQVLRGSMMPAVLIELGFISHPEDVKMLEEKSVQLKLAEGIAEGIKNYVMAKN
- a CDS encoding DEAD/DEAH box helicase; protein product: MKFEELKINENMLRVFNEIGYVELTPIQEQSIPFGLEGRDITGLAQTGTGKTLAFLIPIVNKILNENPVGPVALILAPTRELVMQICDEAKRLLKYSDKKVSTIIGGTDYKEQLQDIEDKTEIIVATPGRLIDHIKSGKLSLANINFFVLDEADRMFDMGFIKDIRYVMKKCPDNKQVMLFSATLSYYVIRLASEYLRDPVEVSIVSEKVVTDNIDQKLIHLGRDEKLPYLVNLILNDTDEGLGIIFTNLKMMVPEIVNRLSRFGIPATGISSLLDQKKRVRLLKDFKFGKYKYMVATDVASRGIDVDNIKVVYNFDLPMDTENYVHRIGRTARAGKKGKSVSFCSERDYAEVEKIEKFLGNKLDTIQVEETYLKFPEGEFTPFVGEKLKGEPNPKQNNKPNRNSNYKGKNSFPPRKREDNSFQPKRKEEGSKEDNFRKDKFKKAKPAHYKKEIINPLEEAKLYLQKADSMLGTEKPKTNTHPSKKETHVNQKDKVHRVKTTKPYEPKKQKYDKTKRNLFDINETNNGNPKKPVSIWKKIKSIFGR
- a CDS encoding class I SAM-dependent methyltransferase, whose translation is MSLFKLTAHPKFPNYYKYCENTGTCFYTQAKERVYSNSYFLEEYKAQYKKTYYEDELALRELAKRRLAILERYNIPKKTNLLEIGSAAGFFLDEAKKLGYQTKGIEISESEVKYSRDKLGLDAESISFLDYSTDSKFDCIAAFFVLEHFPDQEKVLTKIFSMLNEGGFVFLALPSLYGPTFTTNPEEWFRTHPEDHFADYSPLSLKKVFQFFEAKVLHCEPMSFHVSRDKGFRGKYPFKIFYNSLAKLTSYGDTLQILAKRR
- a CDS encoding DUF952 domain-containing protein, with the translated sequence MNELSNPNPEFIFHLVPKMDFFTQIQDNIYTPKRFSQDGFIHCTYGEDLTILVANDYFSKELELLILKISLNKVKAKVRFEAPKPIPGGKSSHLQVNSLYPHIYGSLNLDSIEGIAKLPKINYVFHFPKVFKYYSEIKDGKI